From one Culex quinquefasciatus strain JHB chromosome 3, VPISU_Cqui_1.0_pri_paternal, whole genome shotgun sequence genomic stretch:
- the LOC6030841 gene encoding UPF0428 protein CG16865, producing MPKVVSRSIVCSDSKDQEEYNDTGPLNIYYCLCGQMSLILDCIVEKLPLRQLDGARVIDTAKHANKITAEPGETIFIRRPAGIEKQHRFKCKKCSLPLYYRHSADTQVTFIIRRALVKSKSDTRITEMFKPALSTTATAASSSSSSEPKKVMVTKHTKNMGKFSSVTVSTIDEEEDEIEAREVADSYANNARIIEKQLERKGGKSNETVIKEKCEPPPGKKARGTLLDV from the exons ATGCCTAAAGTTGTGTCGAGAAGTATCGTTTGCTCTGATTCCAAAGATCAGGAAGAATACAATGACACTGGTCCATTAAACATCTACTATTGTCTGTGCGGGCAGATGAGTTTGATTCTCG ATTGCATCGTGGAGAAACTTCCCCTGCGTCAGCTGGACGGAGCTCGCGTTATCGATACGGCTAAGCACGCCAACAAAATCACCGCTGAACCGGGTgaaaccattttcattcgacGCCCGGCTGGAATCGAGAAGCAGCATCGATTCAAGTGCAAGAAATGCTCCCTTCCGCTGTACTATCGACACTCTGCCGATACCCAGGTCACGTTCATCATTCGGCGGGCGCTGGTAAAGTCTAAGAGTGACACCCGGATTACGGAGATGTTCAAACCGGCCCTGTCGACGACAGCGACGGCGGCTTCGTCCTCCTCCTCGAGTGAACCGAAGAAGGTCATGGTCACAAAGCACACCAAAAACATGGGCAAATTCAGTTCTGTCACAGTTAGTACAATCGACGAGGAAGAGGATGAAATCGAGGCCCGCGAGGTGGCTGATAGTTATGCCAACAACGCACGAATTATCGAGAAGCAGCTTGAACGCAAAGGCGGAAAGTCCAACGAAACAGTCATCAAGGAGAAGTGTGAACCTCCACCGGGCAAAAAAGCGAGAGGAACCCTGCTTGATGTGTAA